In one window of Heptranchias perlo isolate sHepPer1 chromosome 4, sHepPer1.hap1, whole genome shotgun sequence DNA:
- the cenph gene encoding centromere protein H: MEPEPGVGAAGNMDHRADTHILQELGRSSMKLGQLALDNFHVTPAVGQENPAVMDSILHLMWLKDQVTQQTVELETGVKACVETNTEAMSEDNLKEAIQAIEKELEDASVSFQHKTLALHRLQYTHALREAAQMNDEEGKLIMQTIKHSLDLSSEILATQKEVYTLENAVLEVQKKRLMLKRKMQGLLKDMRAEKRKQQQLLQQLENELPKRGEKNLQEHMKMVTIIQKVLQGVILASGVNWAKDPELKEIVLQLENNPLDEADSRH, from the exons ATGGAGCCGGAGCCGGGAGTGGGAGCGGCGGGGAACATGGA tCATAGAGCAGATACACATATTCTTCAGGAGCTCGGTCGTTCCTCCATGAAGTTGGGACAGTTGGCACTTGATAACTTTCATGTAACACCAGCAGTTGGTCAAGAAAATCCTGCTGTAATGGACTCCATTCTGCACCTCATGTG GTTAAAGGATCAAGTAACCCAACAAACTGTAGAACTTGAGACTGGTGTGAAAGCTT GTGTTGAAACCAATACAGAGGCTATGTCAGAAGACAACTTGAAAGAAGC AATTCAAGCGATTGAAAAGGAATTAGAAGATGCTTCAGTATCTTTCCAGCACAAAACCTTGGCCCTCCACAG ACTTCAGTATACACACGCGCTCCGAGAAGCAGCACAGATGAATGATGAAGAAGGGAA GTTGATAATGCAAACCATCAAGCACTCTTTAGATCTTTCTTCTGAGATTCTAGCAACCCAGAAA GAAGTTTATACTTTGGAGAATGCAGTGCTTGAAGTTCAAAAGAAGAGGCTAA TGTTAAAACGAAAGATGCAAGGGCTATTGAAGGACATGAGAGCTGAAAAGAGGAAACAGCAACAATTGCTGCAGCAACTGGAGAATGAACTTCCAAAACGTGGAGAAAAGAACTTGCAAGAGCACATGAAGATGGTGACTATAATTCAGAAGGTTTTGCAG GGTGTTATTCTTGCCAGTGGAGTGAACTGGGCCAAGGATCCTGAATTAAAGGAAATTGTTTTGCAGCTGGAGAATAACCCACTTGATGAAGCAGATTCAAGACATTGA